A window from Thermosipho africanus Ob7 encodes these proteins:
- the atpF gene encoding F0F1 ATP synthase subunit B, producing the protein MDMFEINLTSVVQLMSFLLLLYFLKKFLYDKYFEVMDARKEKIEGEIAKAEQLRKEAEKLKNEATEELRKIRSEADSIIKKAKDEAENIISDAKKKAEDEASKIIAAAKDEIERQRAEMIKEVEQRVGEIAVALAMKVLKGTLDEKAKREYLVKVLKGSEK; encoded by the coding sequence ATGGATATGTTTGAAATTAATTTGACATCAGTTGTTCAACTGATGAGTTTTTTGTTGCTTTTATACTTTTTAAAGAAATTTCTCTACGATAAATATTTTGAGGTCATGGACGCAAGAAAAGAAAAGATAGAAGGGGAAATAGCAAAAGCTGAACAATTAAGAAAAGAAGCTGAAAAGCTCAAAAATGAAGCAACTGAAGAACTAAGGAAAATTAGAAGCGAAGCTGATTCAATAATAAAAAAGGCAAAAGATGAAGCTGAAAATATTATTAGTGATGCCAAGAAAAAAGCAGAAGATGAAGCTTCAAAAATCATAGCTGCAGCAAAAGATGAAATTGAAAGACAACGTGCAGAAATGATAAAGGAAGTGGAACAAAGGGTTGGAGAAATCGCTGTTGCTCTTGCAATGAAAGTTCTCAAAGGCACATTAGACGAAAAGGCAAAGAGAGAATATCTTGTGAAAGTTTTAAAGGGGTCTGAAAAATGA
- the atpA gene encoding F0F1 ATP synthase subunit alpha, producing MRINPGEIVKVLESKIEGFKEEINLEDVGKVIQVGDGIARAYGLNNVMANEMVEFVETGTIGVAFNLEEDNVGIIILGDYKGIKEGHTVRRLKKIMQVPVGEALLGRVVNPLGEPVDGLGPIEAKEFRDVEVKAPGVIYRKPVDTPLQTGIKIIDALIPIGRGQRELIIGDRQTGKTAIAIDTIINQKGKGVYCVYVAIGQKASAVARLVSKLKEAGAMEYTTVVVASAADNAALQYIAPYAGCAMGEYFLYNGKDALVIYDDLSKHAVAYRQLSLLLRRPPGREAYPGDVFYLHSRLLERAARLDEKYGGGSLTALPIIETQANDISAYIPTNVISITDGQIYLEPSLFYAGQRPAVNIGLSVSRVGGAAQIKAMKKVAGSLKLDLAQYQELETFAQFATELDPATQAQITRGQRLMELMKQEQYAPMEVEEQVAVLYAGINGYLDDLEVEKVRLFEKKLIEFLKDKKSEILNKIREEKDLSEETEKMLKEAIEEFKSEFVKVYGK from the coding sequence TTGAGAATAAATCCCGGAGAAATTGTAAAAGTACTTGAGTCAAAAATTGAAGGATTCAAAGAAGAAATTAATTTAGAAGATGTTGGTAAGGTTATACAAGTCGGTGATGGAATTGCAAGAGCATACGGCTTGAATAACGTTATGGCCAATGAAATGGTTGAGTTTGTTGAAACAGGGACAATAGGTGTTGCATTTAACTTGGAAGAAGATAATGTAGGTATAATAATTTTAGGTGATTATAAAGGAATCAAAGAAGGACATACTGTAAGAAGATTAAAGAAAATAATGCAAGTTCCTGTTGGTGAAGCACTTCTTGGTAGAGTCGTAAATCCACTTGGTGAACCTGTAGATGGTCTTGGTCCAATTGAAGCAAAAGAATTTAGAGATGTTGAAGTAAAAGCACCTGGTGTTATTTACAGAAAACCAGTTGATACACCTCTTCAAACAGGTATAAAGATAATTGATGCGTTGATTCCAATTGGAAGAGGTCAAAGGGAATTAATAATCGGAGATAGGCAAACAGGTAAAACTGCAATAGCAATTGACACAATAATAAATCAAAAAGGAAAAGGTGTATATTGTGTTTATGTTGCAATAGGTCAAAAAGCATCTGCTGTTGCAAGATTAGTTAGTAAATTAAAAGAAGCAGGAGCAATGGAATACACCACAGTTGTTGTTGCAAGTGCTGCAGATAATGCTGCATTGCAATACATAGCTCCATATGCAGGCTGTGCAATGGGAGAATACTTCCTCTATAACGGAAAAGATGCATTAGTTATTTACGATGACCTTTCAAAGCATGCTGTTGCATACCGACAACTTTCTCTTTTACTTAGAAGACCACCTGGCCGTGAAGCTTATCCAGGTGACGTTTTTTATTTACATTCCAGACTTCTTGAAAGAGCAGCAAGATTAGATGAAAAATACGGTGGAGGTTCTTTAACTGCCCTCCCAATTATTGAAACTCAAGCAAATGACATATCCGCATATATACCAACAAACGTTATCTCAATAACCGATGGACAAATTTATCTTGAACCTTCTCTTTTCTATGCAGGCCAAAGACCTGCTGTAAACATAGGGCTTTCTGTTTCTCGTGTTGGTGGAGCTGCACAGATCAAAGCTATGAAAAAGGTTGCAGGTTCATTAAAGCTAGATCTTGCTCAATACCAAGAACTTGAAACATTTGCTCAGTTTGCTACAGAACTTGATCCAGCAACTCAAGCACAAATTACTAGAGGTCAAAGATTAATGGAACTAATGAAACAAGAACAATACGCTCCCATGGAAGTTGAAGAACAAGTTGCTGTTCTATATGCAGGTATAAACGGCTATCTGGATGATCTTGAAGTGGAAAAAGTAAGACTCTTTGAAAAAAAATTAATTGAATTTCTAAAAGATAAAAAATCAGAAATTTTAAACAAGATTAGAGAGGAGAAAGATCTTTCAGAAGAAACTGAAAAAATGCTAAAAGAAGCTATTGAAGAGTTTAAAAGTGAATTTGTCAAAGTATATGGGAAGTGA
- a CDS encoding F0F1 ATP synthase subunit C yields MEKSLADALIIMGKAIGAGLAMGIGAIGPGIGEGNIGAHAMDAMARQPEMVGTITTRMLLADAVAESTGIYSLLIAFLILLTL; encoded by the coding sequence ATGGAAAAAAGCTTGGCAGATGCATTAATTATTATGGGTAAAGCAATCGGTGCAGGTCTTGCAATGGGTATAGGTGCTATTGGTCCTGGTATAGGTGAAGGTAACATTGGTGCACATGCAATGGATGCAATGGCAAGACAACCTGAAATGGTTGGAACAATCACAACTCGTATGTTACTTGCAGACGCTGTTGCTGAATCAACAGGTATTTACTCCCTTTTGATTGCTTTCTTAATACTTCTTACATTATAA
- a CDS encoding F0F1 ATP synthase subunit delta — translation MRYSVIASKYVKALLIVGQKLNKIEKYGEFLSFVKDIYENFATFFNNPIVKPEQKVLVIKQAFEEVFKESPDEAFLNFINIVFENKREKFIPQMQSLYKYTAIDIENKILVNVKTAVKLSDQEIKVINDFVEKYVGKTPVIEETIDESLIAGAVIEFAGKMIDVSIKGRMDKIAKEVFFLRKG, via the coding sequence ATGAGATATTCTGTTATTGCCAGTAAATATGTTAAAGCATTATTGATTGTCGGACAAAAATTAAATAAAATCGAAAAATATGGTGAATTTCTATCTTTTGTAAAGGATATTTATGAAAATTTTGCAACATTTTTCAACAATCCAATTGTAAAACCAGAACAAAAGGTTCTTGTAATAAAGCAAGCATTTGAGGAAGTTTTTAAAGAAAGCCCAGATGAAGCTTTCTTAAACTTTATCAATATTGTTTTTGAAAACAAAAGAGAAAAATTTATTCCTCAAATGCAATCACTTTATAAATACACTGCTATTGATATTGAAAATAAGATATTGGTTAATGTTAAAACTGCTGTAAAGTTATCAGACCAAGAGATAAAAGTTATAAATGATTTTGTAGAAAAATATGTCGGTAAAACCCCTGTAATTGAAGAAACAATTGACGAATCTTTAATTGCAGGAGCAGTTATAGAATTTGCAGGAAAAATGATAGATGTGTCAATAAAGGGAAGAATGGACAAGATTGCTAAGGAAGTTTTTTTCTTAAGAAAGGGGTGA